One part of the Herbiconiux aconitum genome encodes these proteins:
- the rpmA gene encoding 50S ribosomal protein L27: MAHKKGASSTRNGRDSNAQRLGVKRFGGQVVGAGEIIVRQRGTHFHPGVNVGRGGDDTLFALAAGSVEFGAKGGRKVVNIVVAAE, encoded by the coding sequence ATGGCACACAAAAAGGGTGCGAGTTCCACTCGCAACGGTCGTGACTCCAACGCACAGCGTCTGGGCGTCAAGCGCTTCGGTGGCCAGGTCGTCGGAGCGGGCGAGATCATCGTCCGCCAGCGCGGCACCCACTTCCACCCAGGCGTGAACGTCGGCCGTGGCGGAGACGACACGCTCTTCGCCCTCGCGGCGGGCTCGGTCGAGTTCGGCGCCAAGGGTGGCCGCAAGGTCGTCAACATCGTCGTCGCGGCTGAGTAG
- a CDS encoding DUF4233 domain-containing protein: MRSSSVRQNLGAIVLGFESVVMFFAALVIFGLKALPAPVALIGGAVLCLLLLANAALLRYRWGYALGWVLQGVIALACILVPLLSIVAAIFIGLWIYCMVKGAQIDKMNAAAASAASDTPEDDV; this comes from the coding sequence ATGAGAAGCAGCTCGGTTCGGCAGAACCTCGGCGCGATCGTGCTCGGGTTCGAGTCGGTGGTGATGTTCTTCGCCGCGCTGGTCATCTTCGGACTGAAGGCGCTGCCGGCTCCTGTCGCTCTGATCGGTGGAGCGGTGCTGTGTCTGTTGCTCCTCGCGAACGCCGCCCTGCTCCGCTACCGCTGGGGCTACGCCCTCGGCTGGGTGCTGCAGGGCGTGATCGCGCTGGCGTGCATCCTGGTGCCGTTGCTGTCGATCGTGGCAGCCATCTTCATCGGCCTCTGGATCTACTGCATGGTGAAGGGTGCGCAGATCGACAAGATGAACGCCGCGGCCGCTTCCGCGGCATCCGACACCCCCGAAGACGACGTCTAG
- a CDS encoding bifunctional folylpolyglutamate synthase/dihydrofolate synthase: MSDQFFGGDFGPPADDPEDENAEFDGEREGDFESAGLDAPDEFVEEGDAVYADLLARLGEAAPQPRLSASRRVVELLGDPQRSYPIIHITGTNGKTSTSRIIESLLRASGLRTGLFTSPHLERVNERITIDGVPISNEALAANWRDIEPFLDLVDTELDAAGEPRLTFFEALSVLAFASFADAPVDVAVIEVGMGGEWDSTNVGDGQVAVFTPISLDHTARLGNTVAEIARTKSGIIKPAAQVVSAAQPVEALAELERAAELSESTFAVEGDRFTLLESTVAVGGQLVSVQGLAGTYREIFLPLYGNHQGHNAAVAVAAVESFIGGGTQALTEGVITEGFATASSPGRLQLVGTEPTVLVDAAHNPGGAGALAAALGEYFTFDKVVAVIAVLADKDVEGIIRALDPAVTDFVVTSSSSDRAIDPDELASIVVRIAGADRVLVEPDLASALEQARDLAGETEKGAVVVTGSITLVGEVIQIAAAEEWK; encoded by the coding sequence ATGTCTGATCAGTTCTTCGGTGGAGATTTCGGCCCGCCCGCAGACGACCCGGAAGACGAGAACGCCGAGTTCGACGGCGAACGCGAGGGCGACTTCGAATCGGCCGGCCTCGATGCGCCCGACGAGTTCGTGGAGGAGGGCGACGCGGTCTACGCCGACCTGCTCGCCCGTCTCGGCGAGGCGGCCCCGCAGCCGAGACTCTCCGCCAGCCGGCGCGTCGTGGAGCTGCTCGGCGACCCGCAGCGGTCGTATCCGATCATCCACATCACCGGCACCAACGGCAAGACCAGTACGAGCCGCATCATCGAAAGTCTGCTTCGCGCATCCGGTCTCCGCACGGGTCTGTTCACGAGCCCTCATCTCGAGCGCGTGAACGAACGCATCACCATCGATGGCGTGCCTATCTCGAACGAGGCGCTCGCGGCCAACTGGCGCGACATCGAACCCTTCCTCGACCTGGTCGACACCGAGCTCGATGCCGCGGGGGAGCCGCGCCTCACCTTCTTCGAGGCGCTCTCGGTGCTCGCTTTCGCCTCCTTCGCCGATGCCCCGGTCGATGTCGCTGTGATCGAGGTCGGCATGGGTGGCGAGTGGGATTCCACGAACGTCGGCGACGGCCAGGTCGCCGTGTTCACGCCGATCTCTCTCGACCACACGGCACGGCTCGGCAACACGGTGGCCGAGATCGCGCGCACCAAGTCGGGCATCATCAAGCCGGCTGCCCAGGTGGTCAGTGCGGCCCAGCCCGTCGAGGCGCTCGCCGAGCTCGAACGCGCCGCAGAACTCTCCGAGTCGACCTTCGCGGTCGAGGGCGACCGCTTCACATTGCTCGAGTCGACGGTCGCTGTCGGCGGCCAGCTGGTCTCGGTGCAGGGACTCGCCGGTACGTACCGGGAGATCTTCCTGCCGCTCTACGGCAACCATCAGGGGCACAATGCGGCGGTCGCTGTCGCGGCCGTCGAGTCGTTCATCGGCGGCGGCACGCAGGCGCTCACCGAGGGTGTCATCACCGAGGGCTTCGCCACCGCCAGCTCGCCCGGCCGGCTCCAGCTGGTCGGAACCGAACCGACCGTGCTGGTGGATGCCGCGCACAATCCCGGCGGGGCAGGGGCTCTCGCGGCCGCACTCGGCGAGTACTTCACCTTCGACAAGGTGGTGGCCGTCATCGCGGTGCTCGCCGACAAAGACGTGGAGGGAATCATCCGCGCCCTCGACCCCGCAGTTACCGACTTCGTCGTCACCTCCTCGTCGTCGGATCGCGCGATCGACCCCGACGAGCTCGCCTCGATCGTCGTGCGCATCGCCGGTGCCGACCGCGTGCTGGTCGAGCCCGACCTCGCCTCCGCCCTCGAGCAGGCCCGCGACCTCGCGGGCGAGACCGAGAAGGGTGCTGTGGTCGTCACCGGGTCGATCACCCTGGTGGGCGAGGTCATCCAGATCGCCGCCGCCGAGGAATGGAAATGA
- the obgE gene encoding GTPase ObgE has protein sequence MVTFVDHVTLHLKAGHGGNGCVSVRREKFKPLAGPDGGNGGHGGDIVLVSDPQTTTLLGFHRHPHQSSDNGGPGMGDHRAGGNGGELELAVPIGTVVKDADGVELIDMSEPGMRFVVAEGGQGGLGNASLATTKRKAPGFALLGTEGWEGDVLLELKTVADVALVGYPSAGKSSLVAAMSAAKPKIADYPFTTLHPNLGVVETGSVRYTIADVPGLIEGASEGKGLGLEFLRHVERCSALLHVLDCATLEPGRDPISDLDVILGELAAYPVPEGQVPLLDRPQLIALNKIDVPEARELADFVKPDLEARGYRVFEISTASHEGLRQLSFALAELVEDSRIAAAADPKPAKIVMRPRAVDDAGFVIKVEGGTHGNVYRIIGAKPERWVQQTDFTNDEAVGFLADRLAKLGVEDQLFKSGAVSGSAVVIGRGNGVVFDWEPTLTSTAELVTSPRGSDPRLEGQRRRTSNQRREEYFELMDAKAEARAELVREKEAGLWADEDEL, from the coding sequence ATGGTGACTTTCGTCGACCACGTCACCCTCCACCTGAAGGCGGGCCACGGCGGCAACGGATGCGTGTCCGTGCGCCGTGAGAAGTTCAAGCCGCTCGCCGGCCCCGACGGCGGCAACGGCGGCCATGGCGGCGACATCGTGCTGGTGAGCGACCCGCAGACCACGACGCTCTTAGGCTTCCACCGGCATCCGCACCAGTCCTCCGACAACGGCGGCCCCGGTATGGGCGACCACCGCGCGGGCGGCAACGGCGGCGAGCTGGAACTCGCGGTGCCGATCGGCACCGTCGTGAAAGACGCCGATGGTGTCGAGCTGATCGACATGTCCGAGCCCGGTATGCGCTTCGTCGTGGCCGAGGGCGGCCAGGGCGGCCTCGGCAACGCCTCGCTCGCCACCACCAAGCGCAAGGCCCCCGGATTCGCCCTGCTCGGCACCGAAGGCTGGGAGGGCGATGTCCTCCTCGAACTCAAGACCGTCGCCGACGTGGCGCTGGTCGGCTACCCCTCGGCCGGCAAGTCGAGCCTCGTGGCCGCGATGTCGGCCGCCAAGCCGAAGATCGCCGACTACCCCTTCACGACGCTCCACCCCAACCTCGGCGTGGTCGAGACCGGGAGCGTGCGCTACACGATCGCCGACGTTCCCGGCCTCATCGAGGGCGCCAGCGAGGGCAAGGGCCTCGGCCTGGAGTTCCTGCGCCACGTGGAGCGCTGCAGCGCCCTGCTGCACGTGCTCGACTGCGCCACGCTGGAGCCTGGCCGCGACCCGATCAGCGACCTCGACGTCATCCTGGGCGAACTCGCCGCCTACCCGGTGCCCGAGGGTCAGGTGCCGCTGCTGGATCGCCCGCAGCTGATCGCGCTCAACAAGATCGACGTGCCCGAGGCGCGCGAGCTGGCCGACTTCGTGAAGCCCGACCTCGAGGCCCGCGGCTATCGCGTGTTCGAGATCTCGACGGCGAGCCACGAGGGTCTGCGTCAGCTCTCCTTCGCGCTGGCCGAACTGGTCGAAGACTCCCGGATCGCGGCTGCCGCCGATCCGAAGCCGGCGAAGATCGTGATGCGCCCGCGGGCCGTCGACGACGCCGGTTTCGTCATCAAGGTCGAGGGCGGAACGCACGGCAACGTCTACCGCATCATCGGTGCCAAGCCCGAGCGCTGGGTGCAGCAGACCGACTTCACGAACGACGAGGCCGTCGGCTTCCTGGCCGACCGCCTGGCGAAGCTCGGGGTCGAAGACCAGCTGTTCAAGTCGGGCGCCGTCTCGGGTTCTGCCGTGGTCATCGGCCGCGGCAACGGTGTGGTGTTTGACTGGGAGCCCACGCTCACCTCCACGGCCGAACTGGTGACGAGCCCGCGTGGTTCCGATCCTCGCCTCGAAGGCCAGCGCCGCCGCACCAGCAACCAGCGTCGCGAGGAGTACTTCGAGCTGATGGACGCCAAGGCCGAGGCGCGCGCCGAACTGGTGCGCGAGAAGGAAGCGGGGCTCTGGGCAGACGAGGACGAGCTGTGA
- a CDS encoding Rne/Rng family ribonuclease: MVEKISDNDNGSNNGEGSGRRKSRLFGSRRAVKKTDAPASVVPDNPVAAPEAPVVASADAGSGGGPIAEPNAPVAGTPVVEGGHDDEPGLAPFAVASSGTVETPVAEKPVVRALSTTSLIFQAPDLPDLPPLPPRGDRDGRERDRDPRDRDPRDRDPRDRDPRDRDPRDDDQPSDSSTVRRRSRRRSGEENRGGEGDPANTVVKVRTPREPDLITEPQRIKGSTRLEAKKQRRRDGRDAGRRRPVITEAEFLARREAVDRVMVVRAKNNKIQIGVLEDGVLVEHYVAKAQDASLIGNVYLGRVQNVLPSMEAAFVDIGRGRNAVLYSGEVDWDAAAENSEGKGTQPRRIELALKSGDTVLVQVTKDPVGHKGARLTSQVSLPGRYLVYVPNGSMNGISRKLPDTERARLKRILKEVLPENVGVIVRTAAEGATEEQLTLDVTRLTNQWADISEQVTKQQAPHLLHSEPDLLIKIVRDVFNEDFHKLVISGDEAQATIENYLRAVAPDLLERVEKYEGERDAFDEYRVSEQIEKALDRKVWLPSGGSLVIDRTEAMTVVDVNTGKFVGSGGNLEETVTKNNLEAAEEIVRQLRLRDIGGIIVVDFIDMVLETNRDLVLRRLIECLSRDRTKHQVAEVTSLGLVQMTRKKLGLGLIESFSEPCEVCAGRGIIIHHDPVVKHRSSGNGNGGGQQQTSGGGRRGRGGNSGGNGGSNGSSHSSGSGNGNGGGSVVTHAITDDAKNALAQIAASTIAAANGHDKAEQASTTDAPAEVTPAEASAAPAAEAQPEQSAPDVGRAASSSSRRRKARHTKPDGDVGETASEASPAVEPPAAKAEASAEDAVADAAEPAIAILDIPVKKAARAPRVAPQDATQLLDSVLDALPEPKQPGQGRSRSRRVSTAAVSAPVEPADS, translated from the coding sequence ATGGTGGAGAAAATTTCAGACAATGACAATGGTTCGAACAACGGAGAGGGATCGGGTCGTCGCAAGTCCCGGCTGTTCGGCTCACGCCGAGCGGTGAAGAAGACGGATGCCCCGGCATCCGTCGTTCCCGACAATCCGGTCGCGGCTCCCGAAGCCCCGGTGGTGGCCTCTGCTGACGCTGGGTCGGGCGGTGGGCCCATCGCCGAGCCGAACGCTCCGGTCGCGGGGACTCCCGTGGTCGAGGGTGGGCACGACGACGAGCCCGGCCTCGCGCCGTTCGCGGTCGCATCCAGCGGAACCGTCGAGACCCCGGTGGCCGAGAAGCCGGTCGTTCGGGCGCTCAGCACCACCTCGCTGATCTTCCAGGCGCCGGATCTGCCCGATCTGCCGCCACTTCCGCCGCGGGGCGACCGCGACGGGCGCGAGCGCGACCGCGATCCGCGTGACCGTGACCCGCGTGACCGTGACCCGCGCGACCGCGATCCTCGTGACCGCGACCCGCGCGACGACGACCAGCCCTCCGACTCCTCCACCGTGCGCCGGCGCTCGCGTCGCCGCTCCGGCGAGGAGAACCGTGGGGGAGAAGGCGACCCGGCGAACACCGTCGTCAAGGTGCGCACGCCGCGTGAGCCCGATCTCATCACCGAGCCCCAGCGCATCAAGGGTTCCACCCGCCTCGAGGCCAAGAAGCAGCGCCGCCGCGACGGGCGCGACGCCGGTCGCCGCCGCCCGGTCATCACGGAGGCTGAGTTCCTCGCCCGCCGCGAGGCCGTCGATCGTGTGATGGTGGTGCGCGCCAAGAACAACAAGATCCAGATCGGTGTGCTCGAAGACGGTGTGCTCGTCGAGCACTACGTCGCGAAGGCGCAGGACGCCTCGCTCATCGGCAACGTCTACCTCGGCCGCGTGCAGAACGTGCTGCCGAGCATGGAGGCCGCCTTCGTCGACATCGGGCGCGGCCGCAACGCCGTGCTCTACTCCGGCGAGGTCGACTGGGATGCCGCGGCCGAGAACTCCGAGGGCAAGGGCACCCAGCCCCGCCGCATCGAGCTCGCGCTGAAGTCGGGCGACACCGTGCTCGTGCAGGTCACGAAAGACCCGGTGGGTCACAAGGGCGCGCGCCTGACGAGCCAGGTGAGCCTGCCGGGCCGCTATCTCGTCTACGTGCCGAACGGCTCCATGAACGGCATTTCGCGGAAGCTCCCCGACACCGAGCGGGCACGCCTCAAGCGCATCCTCAAGGAGGTGCTGCCCGAGAACGTGGGCGTGATCGTGCGCACCGCGGCCGAGGGCGCCACCGAGGAGCAGCTGACGCTCGACGTCACCCGCCTCACCAACCAGTGGGCCGACATCAGCGAGCAGGTCACGAAGCAGCAGGCTCCGCACCTGCTGCACTCCGAGCCCGACCTGCTGATCAAGATCGTGCGCGACGTCTTCAACGAAGACTTCCACAAGCTCGTCATCTCGGGCGACGAGGCTCAGGCCACCATCGAGAACTACCTGCGCGCCGTGGCGCCCGACCTGCTCGAGCGTGTCGAGAAGTACGAGGGCGAGCGGGATGCCTTCGACGAGTACCGCGTCTCGGAGCAGATCGAGAAGGCGCTCGACCGCAAGGTCTGGCTGCCCTCCGGCGGCTCGCTCGTGATCGACCGCACCGAGGCGATGACCGTCGTCGACGTCAACACGGGCAAGTTCGTGGGCTCCGGCGGAAACCTCGAAGAGACCGTCACGAAGAACAACCTCGAAGCAGCCGAGGAGATCGTGCGGCAACTCCGCCTCCGCGACATCGGCGGAATCATCGTGGTCGACTTCATCGACATGGTGCTCGAGACCAACCGTGATCTGGTGCTCCGACGCCTGATCGAGTGCCTGAGCCGCGACCGCACCAAGCATCAGGTGGCGGAGGTCACCTCGCTCGGACTCGTGCAGATGACCCGCAAGAAGCTCGGCCTCGGGCTCATCGAGTCGTTCAGCGAGCCCTGCGAGGTCTGCGCCGGCCGCGGAATCATCATCCACCACGACCCCGTGGTGAAGCACCGGTCTTCGGGCAACGGCAACGGCGGTGGCCAGCAGCAGACATCCGGCGGCGGTCGCCGTGGTCGGGGCGGCAACTCCGGCGGCAACGGCGGATCGAACGGCTCGTCGCATTCTTCGGGTTCCGGCAACGGCAATGGCGGCGGCAGCGTCGTCACCCACGCCATCACCGACGACGCGAAGAACGCGCTCGCCCAGATCGCGGCTTCCACCATCGCGGCGGCGAACGGTCACGACAAGGCCGAGCAGGCGTCGACGACGGACGCGCCGGCCGAGGTCACCCCGGCCGAGGCCTCCGCCGCCCCGGCGGCAGAGGCTCAGCCGGAGCAGTCGGCGCCCGACGTCGGCCGTGCGGCGAGCTCTTCCTCGCGACGCCGTAAGGCGCGGCACACGAAGCCCGACGGCGACGTGGGCGAGACCGCTTCCGAGGCCTCTCCGGCTGTGGAGCCGCCGGCAGCGAAGGCCGAAGCATCGGCCGAGGATGCTGTCGCCGACGCTGCGGAGCCCGCGATCGCCATCCTCGACATCCCGGTCAAGAAGGCCGCGCGCGCACCGCGGGTCGCTCCGCAGGACGCGACCCAGCTGCTCGATTCGGTGCTCGACGCCCTGCCCGAGCCCAAGCAGCCCGGCCAGGGCCGCTCGCGCAGTCGTCGTGTCTCCACGGCGGCGGTGTCGGCCCCCGTCGAGCCCGCGGACTCCTGA
- a CDS encoding vitamin K epoxide reductase family protein, whose protein sequence is MPAQTEPYRRPIGLAVFLIVAGVVGWYSAFDLTLEKIRTLMNPGYVPSCDISPLVTCGPNMASAQGSVFGFPNPIIGVAAFVAPIVVGVAILAGARFAKWFWVLFNLGFALGLAFVVWLIGQSIFVLGTLCPYCMLVWLVMIPLFLYVTAYNLKEGNFGNGAGSREIAALLYPWVWIVAVLCYLVIVVMAQLRLDAITSIIQSL, encoded by the coding sequence GTGCCAGCCCAGACCGAGCCATATCGCCGCCCGATCGGTCTCGCCGTCTTCCTCATCGTGGCGGGTGTGGTGGGCTGGTACTCCGCGTTCGATCTGACGCTGGAGAAGATCCGGACGCTGATGAATCCCGGTTATGTGCCGAGCTGCGACATCTCGCCGCTCGTGACCTGCGGGCCGAACATGGCCAGCGCCCAGGGGTCGGTTTTCGGCTTCCCCAATCCGATCATCGGGGTGGCGGCCTTCGTGGCGCCGATCGTGGTCGGCGTCGCCATCCTGGCCGGCGCCCGCTTCGCGAAGTGGTTCTGGGTGCTGTTCAACCTCGGCTTCGCGCTCGGCCTGGCCTTCGTGGTCTGGCTGATCGGCCAGTCCATCTTCGTGCTCGGCACGCTCTGCCCGTATTGCATGCTGGTGTGGCTCGTCATGATCCCGCTGTTCCTCTACGTCACCGCCTACAACCTCAAAGAGGGCAACTTCGGCAACGGGGCGGGCAGCCGGGAGATCGCGGCGCTGCTCTACCCGTGGGTGTGGATCGTAGCGGTACTCTGCTACCTCGTGATCGTGGTGATGGCGCAACTGCGGCTCGACGCCATCACCTCGATCATCCAGTCCCTCTAG
- a CDS encoding DUF4031 domain-containing protein, with translation MTVLIDQPMWPAHGTVWGHLVSDESLDELHAFAARAGLPPRSFDLDHYDVPADRYEELVAEGALPVSYRDLVVRLRASGLRVRGKDRPAR, from the coding sequence GTGACCGTCTTGATCGATCAGCCGATGTGGCCGGCCCACGGAACCGTCTGGGGCCACCTGGTGAGCGACGAATCGCTCGACGAATTGCACGCTTTCGCGGCCCGCGCCGGGCTGCCGCCGCGGAGCTTCGACCTCGACCATTACGACGTTCCGGCCGACCGCTACGAGGAGCTCGTGGCGGAGGGCGCACTGCCGGTCTCCTACCGCGACCTGGTGGTGCGCCTGCGCGCCTCCGGCCTCCGCGTGCGCGGCAAGGACCGCCCCGCGCGCTGA
- the ndk gene encoding nucleoside-diphosphate kinase has protein sequence MTTHVEETLVLVKPDGVARNLTGEILRRIEAKGYQLVDVKLVEPDRELLSKHYEEHQGKPFYEPLVEFMESGPIVALRIAGNRVIEGFRSLAGTTDPTTAAPGTIRGDLARDWGLAVQQNLVHGSDSPESAARELALWFD, from the coding sequence GTGACCACGCACGTCGAAGAAACCCTCGTCCTCGTCAAGCCCGACGGCGTCGCCCGCAACCTCACCGGCGAGATCCTGCGCCGCATCGAGGCGAAGGGCTACCAGCTCGTCGACGTGAAGCTCGTCGAGCCCGATCGTGAACTGCTCTCGAAGCACTACGAGGAGCACCAGGGCAAGCCGTTCTACGAGCCGCTGGTCGAGTTCATGGAGTCGGGCCCGATCGTGGCCTTGCGGATCGCCGGCAACCGCGTGATCGAGGGCTTCCGCTCGCTCGCCGGCACCACCGACCCCACCACCGCCGCTCCCGGCACGATCCGCGGCGACCTCGCCCGCGACTGGGGTCTGGCCGTGCAGCAGAACCTCGTGCACGGCAGCGACTCGCCGGAGTCGGCGGCCCGCGAGCTCGCCCTCTGGTTCGACTAG
- the rplU gene encoding 50S ribosomal protein L21 — protein MVYAVVRAGGRQEKVEVGTIVTLDRIKADKDGNIELAAVLLVDGEKITSDASSLAKVKVTAEVLEDLRGPKIVIQKFKNKTGYKKRQGHRQELTRVKVTGIK, from the coding sequence TTGGTTTACGCAGTTGTGCGCGCCGGTGGTCGGCAGGAAAAGGTTGAGGTTGGCACCATTGTCACTCTCGACCGGATCAAGGCCGACAAAGACGGCAACATCGAGCTGGCGGCTGTGCTGCTCGTCGATGGCGAGAAGATCACCTCCGACGCCTCGTCGCTCGCCAAGGTGAAGGTCACCGCCGAGGTTCTCGAAGACCTCCGCGGCCCGAAGATCGTCATCCAGAAGTTCAAGAACAAGACCGGGTACAAGAAGCGCCAGGGCCACCGCCAGGAGCTCACCCGCGTCAAGGTCACCGGAATCAAGTAA